The uncultured Roseibium sp. genome contains a region encoding:
- a CDS encoding SDR family oxidoreductase, producing MRLQGKRAFVTAAGQGIGRAIAERFSTEGAHVVATDLKGDLLAGLGTAEAFALDVTDKSALQAAVENAKADILVNCAGFVHAGTITEATDADFDVAMNLNVRSQFHAMQAALPGMVERGRGSIVNISSVASSIIAAPNRFIYGMSKAAVIGMTKSVAIDYVTKGIRCNCICPGTVESPSLQNRLRAMGDYETARAAFIARQPMGRIGTPEEVAALALYLGSDESGFTTGQAHVIDGGWAAG from the coding sequence ATGAGACTTCAGGGCAAACGCGCGTTCGTAACTGCGGCGGGTCAGGGTATTGGACGCGCCATCGCCGAACGCTTCTCAACGGAAGGCGCCCATGTCGTGGCGACTGACCTCAAGGGTGACCTTTTGGCCGGTCTCGGCACCGCCGAAGCCTTTGCACTCGACGTGACCGACAAGTCGGCCCTCCAGGCGGCGGTGGAAAACGCCAAGGCGGATATCCTCGTCAATTGCGCGGGCTTCGTTCACGCGGGAACCATTACAGAAGCGACGGACGCCGACTTCGACGTCGCGATGAACCTCAACGTCCGCTCGCAGTTTCATGCCATGCAGGCAGCTCTGCCGGGCATGGTGGAGCGCGGACGCGGATCCATCGTGAACATCTCTTCCGTAGCCTCCTCGATCATCGCGGCGCCAAACCGGTTCATCTACGGCATGTCGAAGGCAGCCGTGATCGGGATGACAAAATCTGTTGCGATCGACTACGTGACCAAGGGGATCCGCTGCAACTGCATCTGCCCCGGCACGGTCGAAAGCCCGTCGCTGCAGAACAGGCTGCGTGCCATGGGTGATTATGAAACCGCCCGCGCCGCCTTCATCGCCCGCCAGCCCATGGGACGGATCGGAACACCTGAGGAAGTCGCAGCGCTCGCGCTCTACCTCGGCTCCGATGAGTCCGGCTTCACCACCGGTCAGGCGCATGTGATCGATGGCGGCTGGGCAGCAGGCTGA
- a CDS encoding AzlC family ABC transporter permease: MTSRAAFWRGFADCAPFILIVIPYSMMFGVVARDAGLDVFRTMSMSVLVIAGASQFTALTLLKEDAPVFVALLTALVVNLRMAIYSAALVPHLGHARLGVRALMAYLMVDQAFAVAVKRYESPPPLSPAERVAYYFGCMMLICPFWYGGTLAGAVLGQAIPASLSIDFAVPVCFIALVAPGLRSLPHVVAALTSVAAMLVFSGLPWSLGLLVATLCAMIAGVQTELYMRRRADRKAAT; this comes from the coding sequence ATGACTTCACGCGCAGCCTTCTGGCGGGGTTTTGCGGACTGTGCGCCCTTTATCCTGATCGTCATTCCCTATTCGATGATGTTCGGCGTGGTCGCGCGCGACGCAGGTCTCGATGTCTTTCGAACCATGTCGATGTCGGTCCTGGTGATCGCCGGAGCATCCCAGTTCACAGCGCTCACGCTCTTGAAGGAAGATGCCCCCGTCTTCGTCGCCTTGCTGACGGCCCTCGTCGTCAACTTGCGGATGGCGATCTATTCCGCCGCGCTGGTGCCGCATCTTGGCCATGCGCGCCTGGGGGTCCGGGCGCTCATGGCCTACCTGATGGTTGATCAGGCTTTTGCGGTCGCCGTGAAACGCTATGAAAGCCCGCCGCCTCTCTCACCTGCGGAAAGGGTGGCCTACTACTTCGGCTGCATGATGCTGATCTGCCCGTTCTGGTATGGCGGCACATTGGCAGGCGCGGTCCTGGGCCAGGCAATCCCGGCTTCGCTTTCGATCGATTTCGCCGTCCCTGTCTGTTTCATCGCACTCGTCGCGCCCGGCCTTCGAAGCCTGCCGCATGTGGTGGCGGCGCTGACGTCCGTTGCCGCCATGCTGGTCTTCTCCGGCCTGCCCTGGAGCCTTGGCCTTCTCGTTGCGACCCTGTGCGCCATGATTGCAGGCGTTCAGACGGAGCTTTACATGCGCCGCCGGGCCGACCGGAAGGCAGCGACATGA
- a CDS encoding AzlD domain-containing protein has protein sequence MIDDRAFWLLTAGLGIGTYLIRFSFLGLLGGRTLPQWLLMHLKYVGAAVFPAMITPLVLWPEATGGEIDPARLIAAAAAFVVGMRFSVLGAIFTGMGSLYLMQVLGL, from the coding sequence ATGATCGATGATCGCGCTTTCTGGCTTTTGACCGCCGGCCTTGGGATCGGAACCTATCTGATCCGGTTTTCCTTTCTCGGCCTTCTGGGTGGACGCACCTTGCCTCAGTGGCTGCTGATGCATCTGAAATACGTAGGTGCCGCAGTCTTTCCAGCCATGATCACTCCTCTGGTCCTCTGGCCCGAGGCGACCGGCGGAGAGATCGATCCGGCGCGCCTGATCGCGGCAGCGGCGGCCTTTGTCGTCGGAATGCGATTTTCCGTCCTCGGTGCGATTTTCACCGGAATGGGCAGCCTTTACCTGATGCAGGTGCTCGGGCTCTGA
- a CDS encoding L-idonate 5-dehydrogenase yields MRALFAYAARDLRLETCETAAPGPGEVRVDLVRGGICGSDLHYYNHGGFGSVRLREPMILGHEVAGRVAEPGPGVEGLAPGTLVAISPSRPCGTCGECLRGLPNQCLDMRFYGSAMPFPHIQGAFRDSLTVRAEQCIPADGLSAAQASMAEPLSVCLHAVRRAGEMLGRRVLVTGCGPIGILTILAARRAGASEIIATDIAHEALDFARQAGADVTLNTLDEPDALAPYQTGKGSLDVLFECSGAEPALRGGIAALRPRGIVVQAGLSGDMALPMMQVTAKELEIRGTFRFHEEFAIAVRMMQQGLIETSLLLTHSFPLAEFSAAFATANDRTKAMKVQLEFGEA; encoded by the coding sequence ATGAGAGCGCTTTTCGCCTATGCGGCCCGTGATCTGCGGCTGGAGACTTGCGAGACGGCCGCACCCGGACCGGGCGAAGTCAGGGTCGATCTGGTGCGCGGCGGGATCTGCGGATCCGATCTGCATTATTATAATCATGGCGGCTTCGGATCAGTGCGCCTGCGCGAACCGATGATCCTCGGGCATGAAGTGGCCGGACGTGTCGCGGAACCGGGTCCCGGTGTCGAAGGCCTGGCGCCGGGAACCTTGGTGGCGATTTCGCCGTCCCGTCCGTGCGGCACATGCGGCGAATGTCTGCGCGGCTTGCCCAACCAGTGTCTGGACATGCGGTTTTATGGCTCGGCGATGCCCTTCCCCCACATTCAGGGCGCTTTCCGCGACAGCCTGACGGTCCGGGCCGAACAATGCATTCCCGCAGACGGCCTGAGCGCTGCGCAGGCTTCGATGGCCGAGCCCCTTTCCGTCTGCCTGCACGCGGTGCGCCGCGCGGGCGAGATGCTGGGACGACGGGTTCTGGTCACCGGCTGCGGTCCGATCGGCATATTGACCATCCTTGCGGCCCGCCGCGCGGGGGCATCCGAGATCATTGCCACGGACATCGCCCATGAAGCACTCGATTTTGCCCGGCAGGCCGGAGCGGACGTCACGCTCAACACGCTGGACGAACCTGATGCGCTGGCGCCCTATCAGACCGGCAAGGGATCGCTCGACGTTCTCTTCGAATGCTCCGGCGCCGAACCGGCTTTGAGGGGTGGTATCGCCGCGTTGCGCCCAAGAGGCATCGTCGTGCAGGCTGGCCTTTCCGGAGACATGGCGTTGCCGATGATGCAGGTCACCGCAAAAGAGCTCGAAATCCGCGGAACCTTCCGGTTCCACGAAGAATTCGCCATCGCGGTCCGCATGATGCAGCAGGGGCTCATCGAGACCTCGCTGCTTCTGACCCACAGCTTCCCTCTGGCTGAGTTTTCAGCCGCCTTTGCGACGGCCAACGACCGGACGAAGGCAATGAAGGTACAGCTCGAATTCGGCGAAGCATAG
- a CDS encoding mandelate racemase/muconate lactonizing enzyme family protein: protein MKITALETIRIAERPNILWLLVHTDEGITGLGETFYGARTAEAHVHETLAPLMIGEDPLRIEYLSRRAEGYLGWRSSGAETRGNSAFDIALWDLAGKATGQPIAQLLGGFTRTAIRTYNTCAGTDYVKQDTGQQSGNYGLGTGGNYDDLNGFLNQADELAQSLLEDGITAMKIWPFDMAAEKTQGRDISGEDLKAALVPFEKIRAAVGDKMDIMVEFHSMWQLLPAMKIAKALTPFATYWHEDPIRLDSLDLLQRYASVSPAPVSASETLGGIGAFRDLIATGVAGVVMLDLSWCGGITTARKVAALAEAEKLPIAPHDCTGPVVLAASTHLSLAAPNALIQESVRAFYRTWYRDLVTALPEVENGMITVPPGPGLGLELAPDLDKRYTVMSQTSSAKDL from the coding sequence ATGAAGATCACCGCCCTTGAAACCATTCGCATCGCCGAGCGCCCGAACATTCTCTGGCTGCTCGTCCACACCGACGAAGGCATCACCGGTCTTGGAGAAACCTTCTACGGCGCGCGCACGGCCGAGGCCCATGTTCATGAGACCCTGGCACCGTTGATGATCGGCGAGGACCCGCTCAGAATCGAGTATCTCTCGCGACGGGCCGAAGGCTATCTCGGGTGGCGGTCCTCGGGAGCCGAAACCCGGGGGAACTCGGCCTTCGACATCGCTCTGTGGGATCTCGCCGGCAAAGCCACAGGCCAACCGATCGCCCAGCTTCTGGGAGGCTTCACCCGCACGGCGATCCGCACCTACAACACCTGCGCGGGCACGGACTACGTGAAACAGGACACCGGTCAGCAAAGCGGCAACTACGGTCTTGGCACCGGAGGCAATTACGACGACCTGAACGGGTTCCTGAACCAGGCCGACGAACTGGCACAGTCCCTTCTTGAGGATGGGATAACCGCGATGAAGATCTGGCCGTTCGACATGGCGGCGGAAAAAACGCAAGGCCGTGACATCTCGGGCGAGGATCTGAAGGCAGCCCTTGTGCCGTTTGAAAAGATCCGTGCCGCCGTCGGCGACAAGATGGATATCATGGTCGAGTTCCACTCGATGTGGCAGCTGCTGCCGGCGATGAAAATCGCGAAGGCTCTGACACCTTTTGCGACTTACTGGCACGAAGACCCGATCCGTCTCGACAGTCTGGACCTGCTCCAACGCTATGCCAGTGTGTCGCCCGCCCCGGTTTCCGCCTCCGAAACGCTCGGCGGCATCGGTGCCTTCCGGGACCTGATCGCAACCGGGGTTGCCGGCGTCGTCATGCTGGATCTCAGCTGGTGCGGCGGGATCACGACCGCGCGCAAGGTCGCCGCTCTTGCCGAAGCCGAAAAGCTTCCGATCGCACCGCATGACTGCACGGGCCCCGTGGTCCTGGCCGCGTCGACCCATCTGTCCCTGGCCGCGCCCAACGCACTCATTCAGGAGAGTGTGCGGGCGTTCTACCGGACCTGGTACCGGGATCTTGTCACGGCCCTTCCCGAAGTCGAAAACGGCATGATCACGGTGCCGCCCGGTCCCGGGCTTGGCCTCGAACTGGCCCCGGATCTGGACAAGCGCTACACCGTGATGTCACAGACCAGCAGCGCGAAAGACCTCTAG
- a CDS encoding tripartite tricarboxylate transporter substrate binding protein has product MTRRHRLSIATCVLALLGLAGPAQAEGYPDHPVTLVVPFSPGGGTDLLARLVSTKLEASLGAPVVVDNRPGASGAVAGAYVMTQPADGYTLFFGTSSTNAISPVLHEDKMGNMLKGFDPVSLVANSALILAVPTSSPIANLKGYIKASEDKPLTYGTFGVGSTPHLLGTLFASESGAKMIHVPYKGSAPAVADVTGGHIDSAFLTVTALTASLHDEAMRGLAVAASERLKGFPDIPTFEEEGYKGLEDAGWFGIFAPKGVPAEIRAQVSKAVRTVLETPEAQEEFAKLGVEAKGSTPEELAKKQENSVALVKHILATTDIDISK; this is encoded by the coding sequence ATGACCCGTCGCCATAGACTGTCCATTGCAACTTGTGTGTTGGCTCTGCTGGGCCTTGCCGGACCGGCACAGGCAGAAGGCTACCCGGACCATCCCGTCACGCTCGTCGTGCCCTTTTCTCCCGGCGGCGGCACCGATCTTCTCGCCCGTCTCGTCTCCACCAAGCTGGAAGCTTCGCTCGGCGCGCCGGTTGTCGTTGACAATCGCCCCGGCGCGAGCGGCGCGGTGGCTGGCGCCTATGTGATGACGCAGCCCGCCGACGGATACACGCTGTTCTTCGGAACCTCCTCGACCAACGCCATCTCGCCGGTGCTGCACGAGGACAAGATGGGCAACATGCTGAAGGGCTTCGACCCCGTAAGCCTTGTTGCCAACAGCGCGCTCATTCTGGCGGTTCCGACCAGCTCGCCGATCGCCAATCTCAAGGGGTACATCAAGGCCTCCGAGGACAAGCCCCTCACCTACGGCACCTTCGGCGTCGGCTCCACGCCGCATCTTCTCGGCACGCTGTTCGCCTCTGAATCCGGAGCGAAGATGATCCATGTGCCCTACAAGGGGTCCGCGCCCGCCGTCGCCGACGTCACCGGCGGCCATATCGACAGCGCCTTTCTGACCGTTACCGCGCTCACCGCCTCGCTTCACGATGAGGCGATGCGCGGGCTCGCCGTCGCAGCGTCCGAGCGCCTGAAAGGCTTCCCGGACATCCCGACCTTCGAAGAGGAAGGCTATAAGGGGTTGGAGGATGCCGGCTGGTTCGGGATCTTCGCGCCCAAGGGCGTACCTGCCGAAATCCGCGCCCAGGTATCCAAGGCCGTCAGGACGGTGCTCGAGACGCCCGAAGCGCAGGAGGAGTTCGCCAAGCTCGGCGTCGAAGCCAAGGGCAGCACGCCCGAGGAGCTTGCCAAGAAGCAGGAAAACTCAGTCGCGCTCGTCAAGCACATCCTCGCCACCACCGACATCGACATTTCCAAGTAA
- a CDS encoding amino acid synthesis family protein: MPRNQIAEYQIRRWYVQEQEILTNESYQSDEGAPLRKILIAAAIKNPYAGRFSEDLGEIVDASDKLGEEFARRIVAALGGAQAESYGKACVVGIAGEYEHGNAFITARFATPIRAVLPGAKEWIPSTGKRSGPGALIDIPLAHMGELYVRSHYDTMTVHLDDAPNADEVIVAFVVATRGRIHARLDGPKAPELKAN, translated from the coding sequence ATGCCTCGCAATCAGATCGCCGAATACCAAATCCGGCGGTGGTATGTTCAGGAACAAGAAATCCTGACCAACGAGTCTTATCAGTCCGACGAGGGCGCTCCGCTGCGCAAGATTCTGATCGCCGCGGCGATCAAGAACCCCTATGCAGGGCGTTTCAGCGAGGATCTCGGTGAGATTGTCGATGCGAGCGACAAGCTGGGCGAGGAATTCGCCCGGCGCATCGTCGCTGCCCTTGGCGGCGCGCAGGCCGAAAGCTACGGCAAGGCCTGCGTGGTCGGCATCGCCGGCGAGTACGAGCATGGCAACGCCTTCATCACCGCGCGGTTCGCCACGCCGATCCGCGCGGTGCTGCCGGGCGCCAAGGAATGGATCCCATCAACGGGAAAGCGAAGCGGCCCTGGAGCCCTCATCGACATTCCGTTGGCTCATATGGGCGAGCTCTATGTCCGATCCCACTATGACACGATGACTGTCCATCTCGACGACGCGCCCAACGCGGATGAGGTTATCGTGGCCTTTGTCGTCGCAACGCGTGGACGAATCCATGCACGGCTCGATGGGCCCAAGGCTCCAGAGCTTAAAGCCAATTAA
- a CDS encoding alpha/beta hydrolase has product MDRERSHFVQLNGLRFHYLTWGASSAPLLICLHGLRSYGRTFAGLAEMLADRFHVLALDQRGRGETEWDPEQNYFATNYADDLGALIDHLGVEKAHLLGHSMGGINALTYALDHAQRFASLILEDSGPEAADGDSAGIGRILNELRTTPLSFDGYDAARAFWRSIRPNVTEEAIASRVANSMKEVDGKVVWRHDQLGIGKCRIEQAETRPNPDLWPAVEKLACPTLVLRGANSDYLDPARVERMCAVNPLVTAKEIEGAGHYVHDDNPVDFNAAVAEFLDCVEASGKSKD; this is encoded by the coding sequence ATGGACCGGGAACGCTCTCACTTCGTTCAATTGAACGGGCTGCGGTTTCACTACCTGACGTGGGGAGCATCATCCGCACCGCTGCTGATCTGCCTGCATGGTCTGCGCAGCTACGGGCGGACCTTTGCCGGCCTTGCCGAAATGCTCGCGGATCGCTTTCACGTGCTAGCGCTGGATCAGCGCGGGCGCGGAGAAACGGAATGGGATCCCGAGCAGAACTATTTCGCCACCAACTATGCCGACGATCTCGGCGCGCTGATCGACCATCTTGGTGTCGAGAAGGCGCACCTTCTCGGCCATTCCATGGGTGGCATCAACGCGTTGACCTACGCGCTCGACCACGCCCAACGCTTTGCCTCCCTCATCCTGGAGGACAGCGGCCCGGAGGCTGCCGATGGCGACAGCGCCGGGATCGGGCGCATCCTCAACGAATTGCGCACCACCCCGCTCTCCTTCGACGGATACGATGCCGCCAGGGCCTTCTGGCGCTCGATCCGTCCCAACGTGACGGAGGAGGCGATCGCCTCGCGCGTCGCGAACTCCATGAAGGAGGTCGACGGCAAGGTGGTCTGGCGCCACGACCAACTCGGCATCGGCAAGTGCCGTATCGAACAGGCCGAAACCCGCCCGAATCCGGATCTGTGGCCGGCGGTCGAGAAGTTGGCATGCCCAACACTGGTCCTGCGAGGAGCGAACTCGGACTACCTTGACCCTGCGCGGGTAGAGCGGATGTGCGCGGTCAATCCTCTCGTCACGGCGAAGGAGATCGAGGGCGCCGGACATTATGTCCACGATGACAATCCGGTAGACTTCAACGCTGCAGTTGCCGAGTTTCTCGACTGCGTCGAGGCGTCTGGAAAATCAAAGGACTAG
- a CDS encoding GntR family transcriptional regulator — translation MEQKTSKTANGRSESVRERVSHALRTDITMGVFLPGQRLSEAELCAHLDASRTSVREALRQLEAERLIEIRPNRGPAVAKLAWEEAEQIYDVRELIEPEVVRLFAAVATQEQLDRMEAALKQFEEAFSEGLHPNRLILTTTVFYEVMFEGCKNTILADILRGLLARVNLLRSRSMSQPGRPKESLREMRSILSHIQDSDIAGAQAAAIQHIRNARSQARTAMLAST, via the coding sequence ATGGAGCAGAAAACCAGCAAGACGGCCAACGGGCGGAGCGAAAGCGTGCGCGAGCGCGTGAGCCACGCCTTGCGGACCGACATTACCATGGGCGTCTTCTTGCCGGGACAACGCCTGTCAGAGGCTGAACTCTGTGCCCACCTGGATGCCTCGCGCACCTCGGTCCGCGAGGCGCTGCGCCAGCTCGAGGCAGAGCGGTTGATCGAGATCCGTCCCAACCGAGGCCCCGCCGTCGCCAAGCTGGCCTGGGAAGAGGCCGAGCAGATTTACGACGTGCGCGAACTCATCGAACCGGAGGTCGTGCGTCTCTTCGCGGCGGTGGCGACGCAGGAGCAGCTTGACCGCATGGAGGCCGCACTGAAGCAATTCGAGGAGGCCTTCTCCGAAGGCTTGCATCCCAACCGGCTGATCCTCACCACCACCGTCTTTTACGAAGTGATGTTCGAGGGCTGCAAGAACACCATTCTCGCCGATATCCTGCGCGGGCTGCTTGCGCGGGTGAACCTTCTGCGGTCGCGCTCCATGTCTCAGCCCGGCCGGCCGAAGGAAAGCCTTCGAGAAATGCGCAGTATCCTGTCGCATATCCAGGACAGCGACATTGCCGGGGCACAAGCCGCAGCGATCCAGCATATCCGGAATGCCCGCTCCCAAGCCAGGACGGCGATGCTGGCGTCCACTTGA
- a CDS encoding tripartite tricarboxylate transporter TctB family protein codes for MQMKLNGDAISGLLLVLIGAAFAIRSLDYGVGSAAHMGSGYFPLLLGGALVLLGGAIGIGGLRRSAEPLKIPLRELMLIFLSVASFALTIGRFGLFPALAVSVLLACFADRGTRLRATLGIVLFSCVLIWLVFVVGLNSPVALFKV; via the coding sequence ATGCAGATGAAGCTCAACGGGGACGCCATAAGCGGCCTCCTGCTGGTCCTGATCGGGGCCGCCTTTGCCATCCGCTCCCTGGATTATGGCGTCGGCAGTGCCGCGCATATGGGATCCGGATACTTCCCGTTGCTGCTCGGCGGAGCACTGGTCCTGCTCGGCGGCGCCATCGGCATCGGCGGGCTGCGCCGGTCGGCCGAGCCTTTGAAGATCCCGCTTCGCGAGTTGATGCTGATCTTCCTCAGCGTCGCCAGTTTCGCGCTGACGATCGGCCGCTTCGGGCTCTTTCCGGCGCTTGCGGTCTCCGTGCTGCTGGCGTGCTTTGCCGACAGGGGCACACGTCTGCGCGCAACGCTCGGCATCGTTCTCTTTTCCTGCGTCCTCATTTGGCTTGTCTTTGTTGTTGGGCTGAATTCACCCGTAGCTCTTTTCAAGGTCTGA
- a CDS encoding tripartite tricarboxylate transporter permease → MELFTLGFATLTLTSVAYCFAGVFLGTLIGVLPGVGALSAISLLMPISFYLDPTTALVFLSGIYYGAEYGGSTASIMLNLPGTSSNAITCLDGYPMAQNGKAGIALTVTTYVSFFGGCIGILLLTFLSPVISRLAVAVGPSEYAAILLLSIIMAATISDGAPIKGIAMVVFGALLGTIGIDVNSGDFRFTFGVPELFDGISLVALALGTFGVGEVIFAISAQKRRGPMPKVTWRSMIPNRAEFLKTLLPMGRGTVVGSVVGPLPGAGPTIASLIGYAFEKRISRTPERFGKGAIEGISSPEAANNAAVQTAFIPTLSLGIPGSPTMAVMLGALMIHGISPGPKFIAEQPEMFWGLIASFWLGNFILLGLNLPLVGIWLWLLRVPYSLMYPVIVALICAGVYTLTNSTFAIWLVLGFGLVGFLLRLFQYSPAPLLIGFILGPMLEENLRRALLIHRGSYMEMLSRPATAVLMLITVGVLVWALAKRNPTVPSASAGALEGDD, encoded by the coding sequence ATGGAACTCTTCACGCTCGGGTTTGCGACCCTTACGCTGACCTCTGTGGCTTACTGCTTTGCAGGGGTCTTCCTCGGGACGCTGATCGGTGTGCTGCCCGGCGTCGGCGCCCTTTCGGCGATCTCGCTGCTGATGCCGATTTCCTTCTATCTGGACCCGACCACGGCTCTGGTGTTCCTGTCGGGGATCTATTACGGCGCCGAATATGGCGGATCGACAGCCTCCATCATGCTCAATCTGCCGGGCACTTCGTCCAACGCCATTACCTGCCTCGACGGCTATCCGATGGCCCAGAACGGCAAGGCCGGTATCGCCCTCACGGTGACCACATATGTCTCCTTCTTCGGAGGCTGCATCGGCATCCTGCTCTTGACCTTCCTGTCCCCCGTGATCAGCCGCCTGGCAGTGGCGGTCGGACCTTCCGAGTATGCCGCGATCCTGCTGCTCAGCATCATCATGGCCGCCACAATTTCCGACGGCGCACCGATAAAAGGGATCGCCATGGTGGTCTTCGGGGCCTTGCTGGGCACGATCGGGATCGACGTCAACAGCGGCGACTTCCGCTTCACCTTCGGCGTGCCTGAACTGTTCGACGGGATCAGTCTGGTGGCGCTTGCGCTTGGCACCTTCGGCGTCGGCGAGGTCATCTTTGCCATCAGCGCACAGAAGAGACGCGGCCCCATGCCCAAGGTGACCTGGCGCTCGATGATCCCGAACCGCGCCGAGTTCCTGAAGACGCTCCTGCCGATGGGCCGTGGTACGGTCGTTGGCAGCGTCGTAGGGCCGCTTCCGGGTGCTGGCCCCACCATCGCCTCGCTGATCGGCTATGCCTTCGAAAAACGGATCAGCCGCACACCGGAGCGTTTCGGCAAAGGAGCGATCGAAGGTATTTCCTCGCCCGAAGCCGCCAACAACGCCGCGGTGCAGACCGCCTTCATTCCCACGCTCTCGCTCGGCATTCCCGGCAGCCCGACAATGGCGGTCATGCTCGGCGCCCTTATGATCCACGGCATTTCGCCCGGTCCCAAATTCATCGCCGAACAGCCTGAAATGTTCTGGGGGCTGATCGCGAGCTTCTGGCTCGGAAACTTCATTCTGCTGGGACTGAACCTGCCTCTGGTCGGCATCTGGCTCTGGCTTCTGCGCGTTCCCTATTCGCTCATGTATCCGGTGATCGTCGCGCTGATCTGTGCAGGTGTCTATACGCTCACCAACAGCACATTCGCGATATGGCTCGTATTGGGCTTCGGGCTGGTGGGTTTCCTCTTGCGGCTCTTCCAATATTCGCCCGCTCCGCTGCTCATCGGCTTCATCCTCGGGCCCATGCTGGAGGAGAACCTGCGCCGCGCCCTGCTGATCCATCGTGGCAGCTATATGGAGATGCTCTCGCGTCCGGCCACCGCCGTACTGATGCTGATCACGGTCGGCGTGCTCGTCTGGGCGCTGGCGAAGCGAAATCCGACCGTTCCGTCAGCTTCCGCCGGCGCGCTTGAAGGCGACGACTGA
- the cysG gene encoding siroheme synthase CysG has translation MGELACLPVFFQLRGRKVLVAGGTDAAAWKAELLAAAGAEVHVYADTLDPAMAKLLHTGSVSGAFIHHAEEWGASSFIGMMLAIADAETEDKAEAFYQAARAAGVPVNVIDNPPYCDFQFGSIVNRSPVVIGISTNGAAPILGQAIRRRIETLLPLSLAGWAKLAGRVRTAVMEHLSPGPQRRRFWEAFTELAFSERGAPEAAGGMADLIAETGHAQPASQGRVTLVGAGPGCSEFLTLKAVRALQGADVILFDDLVADEVLELARREARRMLVGKRGGRESCRQEDINDMMVSLARQGKNVVRLKSGDPMIFGRAGEEIERLKTEGIPVSVVPGITAASAMAAELGISLTHRDHAQSVQFVTGHSRKGDLPQTVNWSGLTDPATTTIFYMGARMAGQISARLMGEGASADLPVVAVSGVSRQNERRWVGRLEDLAAGVSTLDIRDPVLIGVGSVFRSCMAGVTEGAIPPVADRTIRVSR, from the coding sequence ATGGGAGAACTCGCCTGCCTGCCGGTCTTCTTCCAGCTCAGAGGCCGAAAGGTGCTTGTTGCCGGTGGTACGGATGCGGCCGCATGGAAAGCCGAACTTCTTGCCGCTGCAGGTGCAGAGGTTCATGTCTACGCCGACACTTTGGATCCGGCGATGGCAAAGCTCCTGCATACGGGAAGCGTCAGCGGCGCCTTCATTCATCATGCCGAAGAATGGGGCGCAAGCAGTTTTATCGGGATGATGCTCGCCATCGCCGATGCGGAAACGGAAGACAAAGCAGAAGCCTTCTACCAGGCCGCCAGGGCAGCCGGTGTTCCGGTCAACGTCATCGATAACCCGCCCTATTGCGACTTCCAGTTCGGTTCCATCGTCAACCGTTCGCCCGTTGTGATCGGTATCTCGACCAATGGCGCCGCGCCGATCCTCGGGCAGGCGATCCGTCGGCGGATCGAAACGCTGTTGCCGCTCAGTCTGGCCGGCTGGGCGAAACTTGCGGGCCGGGTTCGGACCGCTGTCATGGAACACCTGTCTCCCGGACCGCAACGTCGGCGGTTTTGGGAAGCCTTCACGGAATTGGCCTTTTCCGAAAGGGGCGCTCCGGAGGCTGCCGGCGGGATGGCCGACCTGATCGCTGAGACAGGTCATGCCCAGCCGGCAAGCCAAGGTCGGGTGACCCTTGTTGGCGCAGGGCCGGGCTGTTCCGAGTTCCTGACACTCAAGGCCGTGCGCGCATTGCAGGGCGCGGATGTGATCCTGTTCGATGACCTTGTTGCCGATGAGGTCCTGGAACTTGCCCGCCGTGAGGCCAGGCGCATGCTGGTCGGCAAGCGTGGCGGCCGCGAAAGCTGCCGCCAGGAAGACATCAACGACATGATGGTGTCGCTTGCCAGACAGGGAAAGAATGTCGTCCGTCTGAAATCCGGAGATCCGATGATCTTCGGTCGAGCCGGGGAGGAAATCGAACGACTGAAGACCGAAGGCATCCCCGTGTCGGTGGTCCCCGGCATCACCGCCGCTTCGGCCATGGCAGCCGAACTCGGTATTTCCCTGACCCACCGGGATCACGCCCAGTCCGTACAGTTCGTCACCGGGCATTCGCGCAAGGGAGACTTGCCGCAGACGGTGAACTGGTCGGGCCTGACCGATCCGGCGACGACGACGATCTTCTATATGGGCGCGCGCATGGCCGGACAGATCAGTGCGCGGCTGATGGGGGAGGGCGCTTCAGCCGATTTGCCCGTTGTGGCGGTTTCCGGGGTCTCCCGTCAAAACGAACGTCGCTGGGTGGGGAGACTTGAGGATCTTGCCGCGGGTGTTTCGACGCTGGATATCCGTGATCCGGTGTTGATCGGTGTCGGAAGCGTATTCCGTTCCTGTATGGCAGGAGTAACCGAAGGTGCCATCCCACCTGTCGCGGATCGCACAATTCGCGTCAGTCGATAG